One genomic window of Moorella glycerini includes the following:
- a CDS encoding geranylgeranyl reductase family protein, giving the protein MKYDVIICGAGPAGSTCGRLLARRGLKVLILDKARFPRYKPCGGGLTGKALGELEPGWEKLSEDSTREVIFYHRQERPINLVYQQPVIQMVGREKLDAWLLEQAVAAGATIRDGCRVTAVAETATGVTIYGEDGSIFQGDFLVGADGARSLVRKSLPFNTGTAAGVTLECEIPLDEGVLAAYRGRVHLSYGGIPAGYGWIFPKGDHLSVGIGSFTRQVKGLQRYFYDFCRGLGLKIPEGIRCRGAVIPAASGKAGTLHTARAVLAGDAAGLVDPFSGEGIYPSSTVARQK; this is encoded by the coding sequence GTGAAGTATGATGTCATCATCTGTGGCGCCGGGCCGGCAGGCAGTACCTGCGGCCGCTTGCTGGCCCGCCGGGGACTGAAGGTTTTAATTTTAGATAAGGCCCGGTTTCCCCGCTACAAACCCTGTGGAGGCGGTTTAACGGGCAAAGCCCTGGGGGAACTGGAACCGGGCTGGGAAAAATTAAGCGAAGATAGCACCCGGGAAGTTATTTTTTACCATCGCCAGGAAAGGCCCATTAACCTGGTTTACCAGCAGCCGGTCATCCAGATGGTCGGCAGGGAAAAGCTGGATGCCTGGTTGCTGGAACAGGCGGTTGCCGCCGGGGCCACAATCCGTGACGGTTGCCGGGTAACGGCCGTGGCCGAAACGGCTACCGGGGTAACAATCTACGGGGAAGACGGTAGTATCTTCCAGGGTGATTTCCTGGTCGGGGCTGATGGAGCCAGGAGCCTGGTCCGCAAGAGCCTGCCCTTTAATACCGGGACGGCTGCCGGTGTGACCCTGGAATGTGAAATACCGCTTGACGAGGGGGTCCTGGCTGCCTACCGGGGCCGGGTGCATTTAAGCTACGGCGGCATCCCGGCCGGGTATGGCTGGATATTTCCCAAGGGGGATCACCTGTCGGTGGGGATTGGTTCCTTTACCCGGCAGGTGAAGGGCCTGCAACGTTACTTTTATGACTTCTGCCGGGGCCTGGGGCTGAAGATCCCGGAGGGCATACGCTGCCGCGGCGCCGTTATTCCTGCCGCCAGCGGTAAGGCCGGTACTTTACATACGGCCAGGGCGGTGCTGGCCGGTGACGCCGCCGGGCTGGTTGATCCCTTTTCCGGGGAAGGCATCTACCCGAGTTCGACAGTTGCTAGGCAAAAATGA
- a CDS encoding IS1634 family transposase, with amino-acid sequence MYIRTISRKNKDGSVVRYIQLAHNVWDPKAGYPKAKVLFNFGREEDVDREALVRLVKSITRFLGPEEALRTQAELNGSAPLTFVSSRPIGGAWVLNELWNQLGINRVLAGLLAKRKFQAPVERAIFAMVANRALNPASKLKTEDWVSHDVFIPGLPDVPVQNLYRAMDFLLEAAEELQKDIFFSVAHLFNLEVDLLYFDTTSTYFEVEEEDNPEDHKQHLRRKGNSKDHRPDLPQVVIGLAVTREGLPVRCWVWPGNTADMAVIEQVKKDLVGWQLGRVITVVDRGFASEDNLRYLQRAGGHYIAGEKMRSGKDTVAEALARPGRYKTVKDNLEVKEVIVGDGEKRVRYILVRNPKEAEKDRLEREKILARLKEELAAIGDLKGEPHTKACCQLIAHPTYGRYLKTDKKGQPYIDAARVKAEEKLDGKYLLRTSDDTISAEDVALGYKQLLEVEDAFRTMKQSLELRPVYHRLSDRIHAHVLLCWLGLLLIRVAETKVQDSWRNIRQTLERMHLGEFVGPEGRVLQRTETTPPQQHIFKTLGIKEPPQIIAVETKARKGP; translated from the coding sequence ATGTACATAAGAACTATTTCCCGCAAAAACAAGGACGGCTCTGTTGTCCGTTATATCCAGCTTGCCCACAACGTCTGGGACCCCAAGGCCGGCTACCCGAAAGCCAAAGTACTCTTCAACTTCGGCCGCGAAGAGGATGTAGACCGGGAAGCCCTGGTCCGCCTGGTAAAGAGTATTACGCGTTTTTTGGGACCGGAAGAGGCTTTACGCACCCAGGCAGAGTTAAACGGCAGCGCTCCCCTAACTTTTGTCTCCAGCCGGCCTATAGGTGGCGCCTGGGTGTTAAACGAGCTCTGGAACCAGCTGGGTATCAACCGCGTTTTAGCCGGGCTGCTGGCCAAACGTAAGTTCCAGGCGCCGGTAGAACGAGCCATCTTCGCTATGGTAGCCAACCGGGCTTTGAACCCGGCCAGTAAACTTAAGACCGAGGATTGGGTCAGCCACGATGTTTTCATTCCCGGCCTCCCGGACGTGCCGGTGCAAAACCTTTACCGAGCCATGGACTTCTTACTGGAGGCTGCTGAAGAACTGCAAAAGGATATCTTCTTCTCCGTGGCCCACCTCTTCAACCTGGAAGTCGATCTCCTGTACTTCGATACCACCTCCACCTACTTTGAAGTGGAAGAGGAGGATAATCCGGAGGACCATAAGCAGCACCTTCGGCGTAAAGGCAACTCCAAGGACCACCGGCCGGATTTACCCCAGGTGGTAATCGGCCTGGCTGTCACCAGGGAGGGCCTGCCGGTACGCTGCTGGGTCTGGCCGGGTAACACCGCCGACATGGCGGTAATCGAGCAAGTCAAAAAGGACCTGGTGGGCTGGCAACTGGGCCGGGTCATTACTGTTGTCGACCGCGGTTTTGCTTCGGAAGACAACCTTCGTTACCTCCAGCGCGCCGGCGGCCACTACATTGCCGGCGAAAAGATGCGCAGCGGCAAGGATACGGTGGCAGAGGCCCTTGCCCGGCCGGGCCGTTACAAAACTGTCAAGGATAACCTTGAAGTTAAAGAAGTTATCGTCGGCGACGGCGAAAAAAGGGTACGATATATCCTGGTACGTAACCCTAAAGAAGCAGAAAAAGACAGACTGGAGCGGGAGAAAATCCTGGCCCGCCTCAAGGAAGAATTAGCGGCCATTGGGGACCTCAAAGGCGAACCCCATACTAAAGCCTGCTGCCAGCTCATTGCCCATCCCACTTATGGCCGCTATCTCAAGACCGACAAGAAGGGACAACCCTATATCGATGCGGCCAGGGTGAAAGCTGAAGAGAAGCTGGACGGCAAATACCTTTTAAGAACCTCGGACGATACCATAAGTGCTGAAGACGTGGCCCTCGGCTACAAGCAACTGCTTGAGGTAGAGGATGCCTTCCGCACCATGAAGCAGTCCTTAGAGCTGCGGCCGGTCTATCATCGCCTGAGCGACCGCATCCATGCTCACGTCCTCCTGTGCTGGCTGGGACTGCTCCTAATCCGGGTAGCTGAAACGAAAGTGCAGGATAGCTGGCGGAACATCCGCCAGACCCTGGAACGCATGCACCTGGGCGAATTTGTTGGTCCTGAGGGCAGGGTACTCCAAAGGACGGAAACAACCCCGCCACAGCAGCATATCTTCAAGACCCTTGGGATAAAGGAACCGCCGCAAATAATCGCGGTCGAAACAAAGGCCAGAAAGGGTCCCTAG
- a CDS encoding Na/Pi cotransporter family protein, whose product MLFPLLQFAAGVSLLLLGVQLLRQGLVALGRSYLEMMIRRATATPWQGFFWGAVATALVQSSTAVTVLTVGLVDGGVISFYQSLGVILGANVGTCVTVQLLALKLSKIALPALVTSIPLILAPSTRAAGTACVSIGLIFFSLDLMATALLPFKDSSTLLGLLSAATSPWQGILAGTLLTGLLHSSSVVTGMAMVLAGHGVLPPLAALHIVLGANIGTCLTAIIAALFSSRAAKRTALAHFVINAAGAILWLPFLPLVLHFLNWLTPDLPRQVAHFHTLFNLVSSLAALPFAGLLAWLLETLLPD is encoded by the coding sequence ATGCTCTTCCCGCTCCTGCAGTTTGCCGCCGGCGTAAGTCTCCTCCTCCTGGGGGTACAGTTGTTGCGCCAGGGGCTGGTGGCCCTGGGCCGTTCTTACCTGGAAATGATGATCCGCCGGGCTACGGCTACGCCCTGGCAGGGCTTCTTCTGGGGTGCGGTGGCCACCGCCCTGGTCCAGTCCAGCACGGCCGTCACTGTCCTCACCGTGGGCCTGGTAGACGGCGGCGTTATTTCCTTCTATCAAAGCCTGGGGGTAATCCTGGGGGCCAATGTTGGTACCTGTGTAACTGTCCAGCTCCTGGCGCTAAAGTTAAGTAAAATTGCCCTGCCGGCCCTGGTCACCAGCATCCCTTTAATCCTGGCCCCCTCCACCCGGGCTGCCGGGACGGCCTGCGTAAGTATAGGTTTAATCTTCTTCAGCCTGGACCTGATGGCTACGGCCCTCCTGCCTTTTAAAGACAGTTCTACCCTCCTCGGCCTCTTAAGCGCCGCCACCAGCCCCTGGCAGGGGATCCTGGCGGGCACCCTGCTTACCGGCTTGCTCCACTCCAGCAGCGTCGTTACCGGTATGGCCATGGTCCTGGCCGGCCACGGCGTCCTGCCACCCCTGGCCGCCCTGCATATTGTCCTGGGGGCCAATATCGGCACCTGCCTGACGGCAATCATTGCCGCCCTCTTTTCCTCCCGGGCCGCCAAAAGGACGGCCCTGGCCCACTTCGTGATCAATGCCGCCGGGGCCATCCTCTGGCTACCCTTCCTGCCCCTGGTGCTTCATTTCCTTAACTGGCTCACGCCGGACCTGCCCCGCCAGGTGGCCCATTTCCACACCCTGTTTAACCTTGTCTCCTCCCTGGCTGCCCTGCCCTTTGCCGGCCTCCTGGCCTGGCTATTGGAAACATTGCTGCCGGACTAA